The nucleotide window ATTGATCGAGCGTAGCGGCTGTCCCGTGGGAAGGCTGCCCAACGAGAATTACTCCCTCCTTCGCGAGGTCTTGCGGCCAAGGCTCCATCGCCGCGAACACTGACCACGCCGCCCCGTCGACAACGGCGAACTTGGCTTGTGTGTCGCTCAGAACGTATTCGATTTCCCTCGGCGTGTAGCGCATGTTGATCGGGACCATCACCGCACCGAGCTTCGCAATAGCGAACCACAGGACCGGGAATTCGATGCGATTGGGTAGCATCACTCCAATGCGATCGCGCTTGCGTACGCCAAACGCACGTAGCGCATGCGCATATCTATTAGACAATTGGTCCATCTCCAAGTAGGTCGCTCGCTCACCGCGATCGAAGACGTCGATCGCTGTGGTTGAGCCGTGCGTCTTCGCCCGCATTGAAACCAGCTGTGCGATTGTGATCGTCTCATATGCGGACTCCAGCGCCTCGATCTGGCGTAACGCGTTTGCGACGTGCTCTTGCAGCTGAGTTTCTGTCAATCTTTCGAGTATCATAATTGTAACCTTCGGTTTCAGGAGGACACGAGAAGTCCGCAAACGTTCGATCTGACTCACCTCGCTTGGTTGCGGATCACCAGAGCCATCGCCGACGGCGCTGATTTCCTAGACCTCAGCCTGCCCATCCAGCATGCGTATCGCGGAGATACGACCGTTGGTCAGGCGGCGCCGCTCCCGCGTGCCTGATGCGCAGCTTTGCACTCGGATCAAGATCAAACGGCGCGAACACGCAGGGCGATGCAGAGACCACCTTGCGACTCGGTGTGGCCCGCGTGCTCGAGGTAGGAGTTTGGCAGTCTTTTTTTGGTGCCGGCGCACCTGAGGGAACGTGAGACGTGCTGAGGATTAACCACGCTTGCCATTGCTGCACCTTTCTATCGTGATGACCTGCGTGCTAGCCTATTCTGCGAGTTAGCAATTAAGCGTACATGATCAACAAGGATCGGGGCACTACCTACTCTGGTGAGGATATCGTATCGCCATTTGAAGAAGCCGCCTAGCATGCATCAACCCACTGTGATGCTCGATCCTCTCAGAGACCCTTGGAACGGTGTGAGTCTAAGACGCAGATTTTTTGGTCGAAAGGAGATTATCAGTTCTTTGGTTTCTCGTGGCACGCATTGTTTATTATGTGCCATGCAGAAACTCGTGCTGGCAAGACGGATGATCTCGGATACCAGATTGCAAGTTCAGGGTTTTCATCTCCGGCCAGAAGCGGGGCGTAAGACCGAGGCTCAAGTGCGGCAGGCGCCACAGATCCGCCGTCGAATCGTCATCGCCCATCTCAAGCTGAACAATCGCATGGACCGCAACTATCCCTGGTACCGGCAAGGGGATGCTGCCAACGCCGTCCTCACCACAGCCAGCTACGACTTTCGCCACTTTATCCACTGGGTGAGGTTTGGCATCCCAAATTCTGGCTACACTCTTCGTCCACCCCCGAATTAATCCAGCCCCATACTACGATTCAGGGACGACGGCATCGCAAGGTGTTGGGCGTGCACCTCGAAGTGGTTCGGAACCGACGCGCGATGCATGTTCTTAAATGGATCTCGTTGGAATAGCCCCTTGCGTGACTTTCTTAGACTCGTGTACCCGGAATGCCGCCGCAGTCGAAATCGGGTCTAAACAGGCTCAAGCCGAAGATCGAGTTCGTCACCTCGTGCAACTGCCTGATGGCCACAAGCAGTAGCACGTTGTTCGAAACCTGCGCGGTGAAGATCTGGACGTTCTGGCGGCTGACGACGTGTTGTCATCTTGGCGAACGGCTAGCGTCTTGAGCCGCGTGGCGACGAGCCTATTCGACTCTGTGGCCGTATCGCTGTCGCTGTTGGCGGGCTGATATCTCGGCCAGCAGCACAGAATTGGAGGTTGCGCGGCCGCTCACCGGGCGTTCACGCCAAGCGTAATAGCGGCCGGCGAGACCTCGAGCACGGCGCACATCAGCCGCACCGGATAGGTGTCGCGGTGGTCCTCGATGAAACGGAAGCTCATGTCCGGGTTCCGGCAAAGATCGCGATCGACTTTCTTAAAATGTCGCGCTCCATGCGCAGCCGCTCGTTCTCCTGGCGCAGCCGGGCGATCTCCGAAGCCTGGTCCGCCGACATCGGCGTCGCCTGCGTGTGGGGCGCCACGCCGCCGATGTCGGCTCCTGTCGGAACCTAGCCACCCAGCGTCGCAATACCGAGTCGCGCAGACCGAGCTCCTTGGCGACCGACCCGATCGATCGACCGCTCGACAGCACCAGCTCAACGGCCTGGCGCTTGTAGTCCTCTGTGAACGACCGACGTTGACGTCCTTCCATCGACACCTCCTGGCTCCTTGAGCCTACTACAGGTGTCCACTCATTCGGAGGAGGTTCAGATTCAAGGTGCTCCGCAGAGTTGGTCTGTGAAAGGTCATACAGTCGAGCAGCATATGAAAGGGCGACCTCGTTCTCGTTGACCCCGATGATCCAATAGCCCTCGGCTGATTTGATCGGCGAGCGATATGGCCGGAAATTTGGAGATATCCGCCCTTTTGTTGGAATGCCCTGCCTTATTGAGACATACTCATGAAAGTCGAATCCGACGAAAAGCTTGATGTCTCGCTGGGCGGCCGCGTCGCTATGTAATTGAAGCAAACGGGAGATTGGCAGCAGATCAGTTACGCTGTTCACAGCATTAGCAATGGCTCGCGGCTACCTACTTTGGTGAGAAAAATGGTATTAATGTTAGAAAGCGAGTTGGCAGGTCTACGCATCAGCTGGCGGCAGAGAAAGAGCGGTAGCTAGTCCCCGTCCTTTAATCGCTGTCGCTATGACCAGGAAGACCCATCACTCACGATTGAGCAGCCGAGAAGATTCCAAGCGCGAGAATGGCACACTGTTCCAGACAACATGAAAGATTTCGGACTTCGAATGCAGGCGCGGACGGCGGTAGATCGGAAATTCGCCGGAGCGCTCGACAATTTGAGCACGGCTTGAATCAGGGAAACTCCTCACATTCTGATCATCCATTGGAGCTAAGCCGCGGACGGATCGAATTCAATGCTTGAGGAGTTTGGGGGGACTTTGTGCATCCTGATGAGCAGGACGCCGTAGTCGGTGAGCGCCATGATGCCTGCGTCTCGGACCCAAAAACCCACATGAGGCCGTCCGGGGGGTCTATTCTGTTGGCAACGTCCCACAGCCAGTCCTCGTCTCTGCCAAGATAACGAGACCGATCGCGGTGACGGATTGAACTTTATTGACGTGGATGATCAGGCGGCATGAACGCAGGACGTTGACGCGCGACGCGTCATTCACGGCAATAATTCATGCAGCTGATTTCATGGCATGTCGGCGATGCGCGAAGACGTCGGCGAGCCAGGCCTCGGCGAGGAATGGCAAAAATTGCCTTCTTGCATGGCTGTGACCGACATCATGCGACAACTCGTTTCGGATCCTCCAGGTTCGCCTTTGCAGCGGCACAGGCCGCCGGCTTTACCGTAATGAACCGGAATGAAAGGACGTAGCCTTCGATGCATCGTTGCTCTCCTCTGGTCGTGCCTGACAGGCGCTCTGACGAGGGATTGGCTATTTCCGTCGTCTACTCCCTCATCGACCGGATCGGGCGCGCTCTCCACCCGGACACAGGCAAGCTTTAACTTCGGCCGAATGGCAATCGGCCTCACATGGGCGCCATCTTTGTCATGCCGGCCGGTCCGGTTGGCTACGGCGTGTGGGAAATTCGACAACCCGCAGCGTCATTTTAACTGCAAGCTACTAGTTACACGTATTTTCTCTCGTCAGGCAACCTGCGCACCGGATTCCGCGAGCGGCACGCCGGTTGCTAGGAGGAGGAAGCCCCGCCGCAACCGACGCCGCTCCGCCGGAGTTCACGATGAGAGCCGCTCAAGTACGCAGCGAAATTTACCGAACCAGCCAAGGAGACTGGACCGTCCTTCAACCAAAAGGTTTGGCCTTAGGCCCACTTAAGCCTTGGCGCAAGCTGACATTTTTAGAGCCTTATCATGCCAATAAGGCCGTTTCAGGTGTTTCTTTCGGCGATGGCTCGCGCCGATCCCACCGCGGTCAAAGCGGTATGCCTCCTGTGCTCGACCATCAGAGTTGATGCGCATGGAAAGCTATCCGGCCGAGATTTGGGAGTGGGGCAGGCTCACGATCGACGTCGCGAGCTTAACGATCGTGAGCCTGCGGATCTTTCGAACACCTCTCGCCAGATCGCTGGCGCGCTCGACGACTATTGGACTGGCGCGGCACATCCGATGCCTTTTGCAGCCGATTGCGCCGACCTTGCAGGAGCGGCGAAATTGACAGAAACGACTCAAAATGGCCGCACTCTGGATGCTGCCAGAGAGGCCCTTCGGATGCTGCCAGAGACGTTCTGCGCAAGCATAACGGGCTTTGGTTTTACGACGAATCCTACGTCATTTCGCGCTGGCGCGACTGACATTCCAGGATACACAACACAGACAGCCGCCGGCATCCGGCGGGAACAAGGGGTTGTTTGATGCGCGCCTCCTATCTCTTCACCAGCGAGTCGGTTTCCGAGGGTCATCCGGACAAGGTTTGCGATCGAATCTCGGACGAGATCGTCGATCTGTTCTACCGGGAAGGTCCGAAGGCGGGCATCGACCCATGGCAGATCCGCGCGGCCTGTGAAACGCTCGCCACCACCAACAAGGTAGTGATCGCCGGCGAAACCCGGGGACCGAAATCGGTCACCAATGAGCACATCGAAAGCGTGGTGCGCGATGCCATCAAGGACATCGGCTACGAGCAGGAAGGCTTCCACTGGCAGAAAGCCGACATCGAGATTCTGCTGCATCCGCAGTCGGCCGACATCGCGCAGGGCGTCGATGCCAAGCAGCCCAGCAACCAGGAAGAGGGCGCGGGCGACCAAGGCATCATGTTCGGCTACGCCACCAACGAGACGCCGGACCTGATGCCGGCGCCGATTTTCTACGCCCACAAGATCCTGCGTTTGATTTCCGAAGCGCGCCACTCCGGTCGCGAGAAGGTGCTCGGTCCGGACTCCAAGAGCCAGGTCACCGTGCAGTACGAGAACGGCAAGCCGGTCGGCGTCCGCGAGATCGTGGTCTCGCACCAGCATCTGGTGGAGGACCTGACGTCCAGTCAGGTTCGCGACATCGTCGAGCCCTATGTGCGCGAGGCGCTGCCGAAGGAGTGGATTAACGGCAAGACCATCTGGCACATCAATCCGACCGGCAAGTTCTACATCGGTGGCCCCGACGGCGATTCCGGGCTTACCGGGCGCAAGATCATTGTCGATACCTATGGCGGCGCGGCCCCGCATGGCGGTGGCGCCTTCTCCGGCAAGGATCCGACCAAGGTCGACCGTTCGGCCGCCTATGCCGCGCGCTATCTCGCCAAGAACATCGTCGCCGCCGGTCTTGCCGACCGCTGCACGCTGCAGCTTGCCTATGCGATCGGCGTGGCGCGGCCGCTGTCGATCTATATCGATACCCACGGCACCGGAAAGGTGCCGGAGGACCAGCTCGAAGAGGCGGTGGCTCAGGCCATGGATCTGACGCCGCGCGGCATCCGCACCCATCTCGACCTCAATCGCCCGATCTACGCGCGCACCTCGGCCTACGGCCATTTCGGCCGCACGCCGGACAATGAAGGCGGCTTCTCCTGGGAGAAGACCGACCTGGTCGAACCGCTCAAGCGCGCGATCTGAGTTTCGTCTATCTCTCCCCGCCTGCGGGGAGAGGTCGCCGCGCCTTCGCGGCGGGTGAGGGGAGCCTCCGCATATCTCGCTACTCAATGTTCGCGGCGGCAGCCCCTCACCATAGCCGATGCTTCGCATCGGCGTTCTGAAATAAGGAGCGGCGGCCTGTTGGCCGCCGTTGCCCTCTCCCCGCAAGAGGGGGGCGAGGGAGCTGACCGTCACAATGCGTGCAGCTTCTGCCTGTACGGATACGTCGCCCGAATTCATCGTGTTAGGAAAAACGACATGACCACCGCCGCCGCCAAGAAGCCCGCCTTCACCGACTACATCGTCAAGGACATTTCGCTCGCCGAATTCGGCCGCAAGGAGATCTCGCTGGCCGAGACCGAAATGCCGGGCCTGATGGCGACGCGCGAGGAATACGGCCCGAAGCAGCCGTTGAAGGGCGCGCGCATCGCTGGCTCCCTGCATATGACGATCCAGACCGCGGTCTTGATCGAGACGCTGGCGGCGCTCGGCGCTGACATCCGCTGGGTCTCCTGCAATATCTATTCGACGCAGGATCATGCGGCGGCTGCGATCGCCGCCGCCGGCATTCCGGTGTTTGCGGTGAAGGGCGAGACGCTCACCGAATACTGGGACTACACCGCAAAGCTGTTCGAGTGGCACGGCGGCGGCACGCCCAACATGATCTTTGATGACGGCGGCGACGCCACCATGCTGGTGCATGCCGGCTACCGCGCTGAGCAGGGCGACACCGCCTTCCTCGACAAGCCGACGTCCGAGGAAGAGGAAATCTTCTACGCGCTCGTCAAGCGCCTGTTGAAGGAGAAGCCGAAGGGCTACTTCGCGGAAATCGCCAAGAACATCAAGGGCGTCTCGGAGGAGACCACGACGGGTGTTCACCGCCTGTACGACATGGCGAAACAAGGGCACGCTGCTGTTCCCTGCCATCAACGTCAATGACAGCGTCACCAAGTCGAAGTTCGACAACCTCTATGGTTGCCGCGAGTCGCTGGTCGACGGCATCCGCCGTGGCACCGACGTGATGATGTCCGGCAAGATCGCGATGGTCGCGGGTTTTGGCGACGTCGGCAAGGGCTCGGCCGCCTCGCTGCGCCAGGCTGGCTGCCGCGTCATGGTTTCCGAAGTCGATCCGATCTGCGCGCTGCAGGCGGCGATGGAAGGTTATGAAGTCACCACCATGGAAGACGCCGCGCCACGCGCCGACATTTTCGTCACCGCAACCGGCAACAAGGACATCATCACCATCGACCACATGCGCGCGATGAAGGATCGCGCCATCGTCTGCAACATCGGCCACTTCGACAACGAGATCCAGATCGCGGGTCTGCGTAACCTGAAATGGACCAACATCAAGCCGCAGGTCGATGAGATCAAATTCCCCGACAAGCACCGCATCATCCTGTTGTCGGTAAACCTCGGCAACGTCACGGGGCATCCGTCGTTCGTGATGTCGGCCTCCTTCACCAACCAGACGCTGGCGCAGATCGAACTATTCGCCAACAATACGGACGGCAAGTACCAGAAGAAGGTCTACGTCCTGCCGAAGACGCTCGACGAGAAGGTGGCGCGGCTGCATCTCGCCAAGATCGGCGTCAAGCTGACCGAGCTGCGCCCCGACCAAGCCGAGTATATCGGCGTCAAGCCGGAAGGCCCGCACAAGTCGGATCACTATCGGTACTGATCCGCGCATCCCTGGAAAACGCCCCGGCACAGCCCGGGCTCTTTTGTTTGACGTCCCTCTATTTGAAAGTCGAGACGTTGGAGGAGGAGCCTATCGTCGATGGCGCGACACATGCGATGGTAGTGTCGATTGTTGGTTCGACACTGCTCTCGTCCCGAATGTCAGTTTTGGATCAGCGCCGCGCGGTGTGTTTCTCTCTTCCAGCAAGGCGCGACAGGATCCTGCAAGTGGCACGCCGGGAGCCACGGCAAACCAATGAATCTTAGCCGATTGATCCTCATGAATCGCTGACGATATCTGTGGTTGGCATTCAAGCGAGCGAACATCAATTTCGCGGTTACCGCGAACTCCGAGCCGGACCAGCAAACTTCTGCAGATTTTAAACAGAAATCGGTCATGAGTTGAAGGCGCTGAGGCAGAGTTAACTTACTGTATTTGACGCAGATCGAATTTGGACTCACGTCCTCAGCTAGGCAAATACTCGCGACTCCAGCTTTCGCTGATCGCGCCCGCGGCGAGCAACGCGTCTATTTCGGCTTCGGCGTATAGCAACCACAGTAGAATTTGCCGAGTGGAAGCTCCGTGTTTTTCCGCGAGAGAGAGCGCATAAACCTTTGCAATCACCATACGGATCGCATAAGAATCAATCAGCGTTACGGTATGGCCGCTCGGATGGGCATGAAATATTGAAAAGGAACAGCTGCGCTGGTCGGGTCCCGCAGCAACATCCGCAGGCCTCGAATGCGCCGACCGTATGGCCGCCATCCTCTCGCAGATCGCGGCACCGACATCGGCTGCATCAAATCTTGACAACCATTCCTCAGCCGAAGCCATCCCGATCGCCCTTGCAAGGAAGGAGGCGCGGTCTTCCTTCGGCACATCGGCAAGCCCTTCAAGTCCCTCGACCCGCGCAGGCGAGGCAGATCGCCCTCGCGCGCGCTGAGCAGGAGGCTGCGGCCGGAGGCCGTCCCATAGAGAGGGGTCAGTGCATCATAGCCCTGAGCATCGAGACCGGGGGCTCATCGAAGTGTCCGCGCCCTTCATACTGATAGCAGAACGGGATCCACAGGACACCGGAGAGTGCCGACAGTGATGTCTGGGCCCGCCCTGCGTGGCCGGTCTTGGCCTTCTGGTACAGCGCGACGGCAACGCCCAGAGCCGCGCCGAACCCACCCATTACGTCAATCGTACCGACGTGCGCGTGTTCCTCGGGTGTCTCCGCGGAACCACCGAACCTCGGCATGATGCCAGTCGTCGCTTGGACGTTGTTTTCATAGCCGAGATAGTCGCTGCGTGGGCCGCAACGGACGCCGCCGAAGCAATCGAGCTGGCAGAACATCGCGTACTTGTTGAGCGCTTTCAGGCTTTCCAGGTCGAGCCCCATGCGTTTGACCTGCAGGTCAGTCGCGTTCCAGATCACGGCATCAACCGACTTCACCAGCCTCTCGAAAAGCTCCCGGCCACCGGATGAGCCGATATCCACCAGAACCGAGCGCTTGCCGCGCATATGGGCCATGCCGTAGATGATCGTGTTAAAGCAGTCGTAAAGCGGACTTGCCGGACCGATCTTGATCACCTCCGCACCGAAACGGGCGAGATAGTACGTCGAATGTGGGCCAGCGATGACATTGGACAGGTCAAGAACCCGTACGCTGTCGAGCCATCCAGCCGGCATATCGGCCGGCCGGCCGCCCGGCCGTCTGCTGCAATCGCCGAGAGCGCGGCGACCGCCTGATCGAAGGTGACCCATTTCCGCGGCGCCGGACTCAGTATCGCTTCCCCGCTTTCCTCCAGCCACGCCACAGGCCCGAGCTGGATCATCCGTCCATACGCGGGATCGTTGACTTCGATCCTCAGGCCCGTGCATCTTGCGTGATCGGCGCTAATCCATTCCTGTAACCAACGCTGCGCCCCCGCGGGAATCCGGCTTTCCCCGAAATGAGCTCCCATTCCTTTGCGGTTCGGGTCAGGAAGACAGCCTTCATCCGCCCGGCGATCTTGTCCGGCCAGTATTTCGGCAGGGGATACGCGCTGAGCGAGAGATCGGATCGCCATTCGCGGATAGGAAGATAGGTATCCGCCCTCCTCCGTAAGGCCCTTGGCCACGAGTTCGTCGTATAGGCCGAGAACCTGCAAGCAGCGCTTGGTATGATGCTTGTGGCCTGGGCAGACGACGTAGAACATGCGTTCGTCCTTACATTTGTAATTGCGGTAGAATGGATCGAGCAGCTCCTGCGAGGACTCGTAGGAGAGATCCATCGGCAAGCCCGCTTCGCGCCGCCGGGCGATCTCGCGCTCACGTTGTGTCTTGTAGCGGGGCGGAAGGTGGTCAATTTTCATCGAGTTATAGGCGAGGCCCTCCATGACCGCGCATGCAAGAGGCACCTCGATCTGATCCCCCATTCCGCTGCGCTCCCGCGCCTGAAGCGCCAGCACCGTAGCCGAGGCGGCGACCATCTGCCGTAGGCAGATGCCAGAGGCAACGCACCGGCCCTCCGGCATCCAGCACACTACGATCGCGACGTTCGCACTGACGTGAGTTCGCGATCGCGCGGGATTGGCTTTCAAAAGGCTGACGGCTAGGTCAGGTGCTCCCGGTTCTCACCGGCGAGCACGCGCCTGACCGTCCTGTGAATTCCTGGCAATGCCGCGCAAGCCGGCACGCTTAAGGCCGTCCTTAGTACGATAGCCCAAAGCCATGATCGTCCTTTGGCCCATGATCCGGAGAGCAAACAAAGCGACTGACGCGGCCGCCCTCCTGTGATGGTTGATATGCATCTGTTCATCTCCAAACCGGGGCTAGCTCTAGAGATCCTACGTCGAAGGCCCGAGTAACTCTTCGCCGGCTGGCGTGCGAACGACGGCCACGTTGGTTCGCTTCGGCGAAAACAGGCTTTCCGTTCTGAAGGATCCAGCCATCCGGCACGGAAATATCCGCGACTTCGCCTATTCCATCTGGGCAGATCTTGCAGCGAAACGGAAGTTCGTAGCGGAATTACCCATGTGCCAAGCCCCTGGATAGGACAGGTCGTAAATGGTTCCGTCGCGAGTCTGCACACGCAGCGGGCCTGGCCATCCTTCCCACGGTATGGATACAAGACGACGTCAGCTCGTCGACTTCGACGTGGCGCATTACGGCCTTGGCAATGTGGACGGAGTGAACGCCGCCACAGAAGTTGGTCAACATGTAGGGGATCAGCAGTTCGAACCCGCGGGTCGACTCCTCCGAGGGCACGAACAGCCGAGATGTTCGCAAGCTTTTCCAATCACGGCAAAGAGTTTGCCTTCGTCGAGCAGCCGTGCAGATAGACGAGAGCGACGATGGGCCGTAGCGAGACTGAGCGGCACGCATACTCCGTCCGGCGTTCTCGAGATCGTGGATGTTGTCAGCCAGGGATTTCGATCGTCGGCGCGGACATGCAGCACGGCATGGACTCGGCCACTGGTAAGGAGATATCGGCCTAGCGCCGTCAAGATGCCGCCTGCAGCCCCCGTCTGACGGATGATGTGCTCGCTGGACCAGGACCTGTGTATTTCACGCATGGGGCCCCACACCAGATGGATGGGACCCGTTGGTGTCTGCCGGGCCCGTGGACCGACACGCCCGAGCAAACGGCCATGATCTGCTCGTTCTTCCCGACAGCGACTTCACCTCGGACGAGAGACCGCATGTTACCTTCGATATTGATGTCCATCGATATCGCAAAGCCAATGATGCTCGCGCATAGGCCACAGCCTGTGCACAAGCCGGCGACCACGACATCCTCGACGTCTCGGGCGGGCGCGGCGAAGAACATTGACTTGCCGTGCAACTGCTTGCGGCTCGATAGGGAGCCTCCTGAAATGTCCTGAGCTTGGCGAGCGCCATTATCCTCCGGATGGGCTTGCCGCGATCGTCACGGGCTGCCGGTGAGTTCGCGGTCAGCGCAGCCCGATGCTCGCGCCAGCGCGCCCCGGGCGGGGCAGCTCCGCATGCAGCCGCCCCAGCTCCAGGACGCGCTCGCGTAACTTCCCCTGCACGGGTCCGCTGCGTCCGTTGCCGGCCTCGACGTGGACGAGCATCTGTTCGCCCGTGACCGCCGGCCCGTCATCATCCTCACGCATCATCATGTGAAAGAGATGAAGGCGCTTGTCATCAGCGCCGAGGACCTGCGTGAGCACCCGGATGCGGTCGCCGGCGTACAGGGCCCGGAGATGGGACAGGTGCGTCTCGACGCTGCGATAATTGCCGCTGTTTGAGAGGTACTCGCCGTCAAGCCCGATGTAATGGAGCAAGGTGCCAGCAGCGCTGCCGAAGAGCTGGAAGCAGCGGATCTCATTGAGGTGCCCGTCGTGATCGAGCCAGTCAGACGGGATCTGTCGTGTCGCCATCCGCAGCGGGCCGGAGCCGCTAGTGAGCTGGGAATCGAGGTCAATGAGCTGGGGATCGCGGTCTCGTAGCCCCTTTTCCCAGGACAGAAGCGTCTCGCCGGCGCCGTAGCCCTTAGCCCGCAGCGCCTGCAGCACAGCCAAGAGGCAATCGTCGCGTTTCTGCTGGATCTCAGGGATTGTCAAGTTGTCGGACTTCGTCTGCGCGTCAGACTGCCCGGCGAGTTTGTCTAAAAAGGCGCCGGTGAGCTCGGGCACGTCGGTGAGCTTCGTCCTCGGCCACTTCAGCGCTGGTCCCCACTTGTCCATGAAATGGCGCATGCCGGTCGCATCACCACTCATGCGGAAGGGACCGATGATCGCCCGGCGCAGCCCGAAGGAGTAGCGGATCGCGTCATCGACCTCCTTCACGGTGGCCACATCGTCGTGCACCAGCCAAAGCGCCTCGCGCCACATCGCTTCTTGCAGCCGGTTCGCGATGAATCCATCCACTTCTTTGCGCACTACGAGGGGGTGCATCCCGACCGA belongs to Bradyrhizobium icense and includes:
- the metK gene encoding methionine adenosyltransferase, which produces MRASYLFTSESVSEGHPDKVCDRISDEIVDLFYREGPKAGIDPWQIRAACETLATTNKVVIAGETRGPKSVTNEHIESVVRDAIKDIGYEQEGFHWQKADIEILLHPQSADIAQGVDAKQPSNQEEGAGDQGIMFGYATNETPDLMPAPIFYAHKILRLISEARHSGREKVLGPDSKSQVTVQYENGKPVGVREIVVSHQHLVEDLTSSQVRDIVEPYVREALPKEWINGKTIWHINPTGKFYIGGPDGDSGLTGRKIIVDTYGGAAPHGGGAFSGKDPTKVDRSAAYAARYLAKNIVAAGLADRCTLQLAYAIGVARPLSIYIDTHGTGKVPEDQLEEAVAQAMDLTPRGIRTHLDLNRPIYARTSAYGHFGRTPDNEGGFSWEKTDLVEPLKRAI
- a CDS encoding CoA transferase; this translates as MPAGWLDSVRVLDLSNVIAGPHSTYYLARFGAEVIKIGPASPLYDCFNTIIYGMAHMRGKRSVLVDIGSSGGRELFERLVKSVDAVIWNATDLQVKRMGLDLESLKALNKYAMFCQLDCFGGVRCGPRSDYLGYENNVQATTGIMPRFGGSAETPEEHAHVGTIDVMGGFGAALGVAVALYQKAKTGHAGRAQTSLSALSGVLWIPFCYQYEGRGHFDEPPVSMLRAMMH
- a CDS encoding coenzyme F420 hydrogenase/dehydrogenase beta subunit N-terminal domain-containing protein is translated as MREIHRSWSSEHIIRQTGAAGGILTALGRYLLTSGRVHAVLHVRADDRNPWLTTSTISRTPDGVCVPLSLATAHRRSRLSARLLDEGKLFAVIGKACEHLGCSCPRRSRPAGSNC
- a CDS encoding 3-hydroxyacyl-CoA dehydrogenase NAD-binding domain-containing protein, whose product is MSKTSKLISEISRLASDRRPRAVGLLGGGVIGGGWAARFLLNGVDVRLYGPSDRAVERVQNMLANARRAYQRLTTLPLPAEGALTVVDSVAEAVLGAELVQESAPERLELKQQLLALASRAAAPETLICSSTSGFRPSLLQAEMDHAERLLVAHPFDPVHLLPLVELCAGQRTAPETLGRAAEIYRSVGMHPLVVRKEVDGFIANRLQEAMWREALWLVHDDVATVKEVDDAIRYSFGLRRAIIGPFRMSGDATGMRHFMDKWGPALKWPRTKLTDVPELTGAFLDKLAGQSDAQTKSDNLTIPEIQQKRDDCLLAVLQALRAKGYGAGETLLSWEKGLRDRDPQLIDLDSQLTSGSGPLRMATRQIPSDWLDHDGHLNEIRCFQLFGSAAGTLLHYIGLDGEYLSNSGNYRSVETHLSHLRALYAGDRIRVLTQVLGADDKRLHLFHMMMREDDDGPAVTGEQMLVHVEAGNGRSGPVQGKLRERVLELGRLHAELPRPGRAGASIGLR